A window from Heteronotia binoei isolate CCM8104 ecotype False Entrance Well chromosome 15, APGP_CSIRO_Hbin_v1, whole genome shotgun sequence encodes these proteins:
- the LOC132584026 gene encoding olfactory receptor-like protein OLF3 produces MMGQYNQTSAKEFVFLGFSKERSTNLFLFAVFFSMYLVTLAGNLLIIIVIRIDPRLSTPMYFFLSNLSFLDICYTTSVVPQLLAHSLTSYKTISFNCCMAQLYISLSLGGIEFILLAAMAYDRYVAVCHPLHYMTIMNKRVCIQIATMCWIGGFLNALMQTAFTMRLHFCSFSTINHFACELLAVIKVACSDTFLNEIVIVVAGVFVLLIPCVVVMLSYVYIINTILHIHSSEGRHRAFSTCTSHMTVVTLCYGTAIFAYMSPKSNTSPNQDKMVSIFYAVVTPMLNPIIYSLRNKEVKGALTKALGKGVL; encoded by the coding sequence ATGATGGGGCAATACAATCAAACAAGTGCCAAAGAATTTGTGTTCCTGGGATTCTCTAAAGAGAGAAGCACCAACCTATTTCTCTTTGCAGTATTCTTCTCCATGTACCTTGTCACCCTGGCGGGCAACTTGCTCATCATCATAGTAATTCGTATTGATCCACGGCTCAGCACACCTATGTATTTCTTCTTGAGTAATCTCTCTTTCCTGGACATTTGTTATACCACTAGTGTGGTTCCTCAGTTGCTAGCTCACTCCCTTACCAGTTACAAAACTATCTCTTTTAATTGTTGTATGGCTCAGCTCTACATCTCATTGTCCCTGGGAGGCATTGAGTTTATTCTGTTAGCAGCTATGGCTTATGACAGATATGTTGCAGTCTGTCATCCTTTGCATTATATGACTATAATGAACAAGAGAGTGTGCATCCAAATAGCCACAATGTGCTGGATTGGTGGTTTCCTCAATGCTTTGATGCAGACTGCATTCACCATGCGCCTTCATTTCTGCAGTTTTAGTACCATCAACCATTTTGCCTGTGAACTTCTTGCTGTTATCAAGGTAGCCTGTTCAGATACTTTTCTCAATGAGATTGTAATTGTTGTGGCAGGAGTCTTTGTACTGCTTATCCCATGTGTTGTGGTGATGCTATCCTATGTGTATATCATCAATACCATTCTGCACATCCACTCCTCAGAAGGCCGGCACCGAGCCTTCTCCACCTGCACTTCTCACATGACTGTGGTCACTCTCTGCTATGGCACAGCAATCTTTGCTTACATGAGCCCCAAATCCAACACTTCACCCAATCAGGACAAGATGGTTTCTATTTTTTATGCAGTAGTGACTCCCATGCTCAACCCTATTATATACAGCCTAAGAAACAAGGAAGTAAAAGGTGCTCTGACCAAAGCGTTGGGGAAAGGTGTCCTTTGA
- the LOC132583456 gene encoding olfactory receptor 5P51-like — protein sequence MEDNMVFDKLNHTGISEFIIVGFPGNKNVQVLYFITFLFIYLLSLSGNITLLCALKAESSLHTPMYFFLSNLAVLEIGYTTVTLPKLLAISLARARTISLTACLVQTYFFFFLGSTECFLLAVMAYDRYLAICNPLRYSVLMCNRMCVFLVLGSWITGFLNPWPGIMLFSRLYFCGNIINHFFCDVPPLLSLSCSNTDVLRTTIFISSIFIVLGTVLLTMLSYACILATLLRMSSAKGRQKAFSTCSSHLTVVSLYYGTVIFTYVNPAAKQSMQINKMVSFIYSVVTPMLNPIIYSLRNEDVKKAVKRMMIRKFCPERYTS from the coding sequence ATGGAGGACAATATGGTTTTTGACAAATTAAATCACACAGGGATATCAGAATTCATCATTGTTGGATTTCCAGGCAATAAGAATGTACAGGTTTTGTACTTCATCACATTTCTCTTCATCTATTTACTTAGTCTTTCAGGGAACATCACGCTGCTATGCGCACTTAAGGCAGAGTCCAGCCTTCATACACCTATGTACTTCTTCCTAAGCAATCTTGCTGTCCTGGAGATTGGATACACCACAGTCACTCTTCCTAAACTCCTGGCAATCTCTTTAGCAAGAGCAAGGACTATCTCTCTTACAGCTTGCCTAGTGCAGACatacttctttttctttctgggtTCCACAGAATGCTTCCTGCTTGCTGTCATGGCTTATGACCGTTATCTGGCCATCTGCAACCCTCTGCGATACTCAGTACTCATGTGCAACAGAATGTGTGTATTCTTAGTTTTGGGTTCCTGGATAACTGGTTTCCTAAATCCTTGGCCAGGTATCATGCTGTTTAGCAGGCTGTATTTCTGTGGCAACATCATCAACCACTTCTTCTGTGATGTTCCACCACTGCTCAGCCTTTCATGCAGCAATACAGATGTTCTAAGAACTACCATCTTCATCAGCTCAATTTTCATAGTGTTAGGCACTGTCCTGCTAACCATGCTTTCTTATGCTTGCATCCTGGCCACCCTCCTAAGGATGTCCTCAGCCAAGGGTCGGCAGAAAGCATTCTCCACCTGCTCTTCCCACCTGACCGTTGTCTCACTCTATTATGGAACAGTGATCTTCACATATGTCAATCCTGCCGCCAAGCAGTCCATGCAGATAAATAAGATGGTATCTTTTATCTACAGTGTAGTGACTCCCATGCTCAATCCCATCATCTACAGCTTGAGAAATGAAGATGTCAAAAAGGCTGTGAAAAGAATGATGATAAGGAAATTCTGTCCTGAAAGGTACACTTCTTAA